Proteins from one Chitinophaga oryzae genomic window:
- a CDS encoding VOC family protein has protein sequence MAQQKLKHEQVQYLEFLSEDLERTKEFYSKSFGWKFTDYGPDYTAFEGDYVDGGFTTGKPVKGTVMVILYSDDLEATQQKVKAAGGKIVQDIFSFPGGRRFHFSDPNGYELAVWAH, from the coding sequence ATGGCACAGCAGAAATTAAAACACGAACAGGTACAATACCTTGAGTTCCTCTCAGAAGACCTTGAACGTACAAAGGAATTTTACAGTAAAAGTTTTGGCTGGAAATTCACCGACTACGGCCCGGACTATACGGCTTTTGAAGGCGACTATGTGGACGGCGGTTTCACCACCGGTAAACCGGTAAAAGGGACCGTGATGGTCATTCTTTACTCCGACGACCTGGAAGCTACGCAGCAGAAAGTCAAAGCGGCGGGTGGTAAGATAGTGCAGGACATCTTCAGTTTCCCCGGTGGCCGGCGCTTCCATTTCTCGGACCCGAACGGCTACGAACTGGCGGTCTGGGCGCATTAA
- a CDS encoding sensor histidine kinase — protein MKNNPAASLNLHMLSWKAPQICIHIVCCLLFMIFPLLFMSNGKGYTELIAPATHYSYWLFCSCYICLFYFNRYYLMPGFFIPGRYISYAAMALLLCAGIFLLQPFDRLLRQKWAVMPAGAEWVYVPPVIDITSLFIFFMIMALGAAITTTQRWQLTEQRALTAEREKIRAELSFLKAQVHPHFLYNTLNNIYTLALTKNNYTADSILRLSNIMRYITDDVIADYVPLPQEEACIRDYIALQQLRLRPGTVDYQVSGEMERKVISPLILMTFVENVFKYGISKHLPETVTIRLNVKDHQIDFFCSNRIYREPAPANSCGVGIANTRQRLALLYPQKHILDITTDNNLYIVRLTLLTD, from the coding sequence ATGAAAAATAACCCGGCCGCCTCCCTTAATTTGCATATGCTATCCTGGAAAGCCCCTCAAATCTGCATTCACATCGTCTGTTGTCTGCTGTTTATGATATTCCCGTTGTTGTTCATGTCTAACGGGAAAGGGTATACTGAATTGATAGCGCCTGCCACCCATTATAGTTATTGGCTGTTCTGCAGCTGTTACATCTGTCTGTTCTACTTTAATCGTTATTATCTGATGCCCGGATTTTTTATTCCGGGCAGATATATTAGCTATGCCGCCATGGCCCTGCTGCTTTGTGCCGGTATCTTCTTACTGCAACCGTTCGACCGGCTGCTGCGGCAGAAATGGGCAGTGATGCCGGCAGGAGCGGAGTGGGTGTATGTGCCGCCGGTGATAGATATTACCAGTCTCTTTATCTTTTTTATGATCATGGCGCTGGGCGCAGCCATTACCACCACGCAGCGCTGGCAGCTGACCGAACAGCGGGCGCTCACCGCGGAAAGGGAGAAGATCCGGGCGGAATTGTCTTTCCTCAAAGCGCAGGTGCATCCGCATTTCCTGTATAATACGCTCAACAATATTTATACCCTGGCGCTCACAAAAAATAATTACACTGCGGACAGTATTCTGCGCTTATCGAATATTATGCGTTACATTACGGACGATGTGATCGCCGATTACGTGCCGCTGCCGCAGGAAGAAGCCTGTATCCGCGACTACATCGCACTGCAGCAGCTCCGCCTCCGGCCGGGAACGGTGGATTACCAGGTATCCGGCGAGATGGAGCGCAAGGTGATCAGCCCGTTGATACTGATGACTTTCGTGGAAAATGTATTTAAGTACGGCATCAGCAAACACCTGCCGGAGACAGTTACTATCCGCCTGAATGTGAAAGACCATCAGATAGATTTTTTTTGCAGTAACCGTATCTACCGTGAACCCGCACCTGCCAACAGCTGCGGCGTAGGGATTGCCAATACAAGGCAACGGCTGGCATTGCTGTACCCGCAGAAACATATACTGGATATCACCACAGACAACAACCTATATATCGTGAGACTGACATTATTGACAGATTAA
- a CDS encoding LytR/AlgR family response regulator transcription factor, whose product MKIKAIAIDDEPLALELIRTYTAQFPALQLLQTFDDALSGAEFLRCRRVDLLFIDINMPDITGIDLVRSLEEKPMVIFTTAHKRFAHEGFELEALDYLLKPISLERFSRTMQKTMAQYHYRHTVAAPREPESFFVYAEYKQVRIWMDEVEYIESLEDYIRIHLLSGRPVLTLMPLKKVLEKLPHDRFRRIHRSYIVAVRSICAIAYRRVLLHSGISLPVSSTYAEDIREWSGK is encoded by the coding sequence ATGAAGATTAAAGCCATTGCCATAGATGATGAACCGCTGGCGCTGGAGCTGATCAGGACCTACACCGCGCAGTTCCCCGCCCTGCAGCTGCTGCAGACATTCGACGATGCGCTGTCCGGCGCTGAATTCCTTCGCTGCCGCCGGGTAGACCTGCTGTTCATCGATATCAACATGCCGGATATTACCGGCATTGACCTGGTACGTTCCCTCGAAGAAAAACCCATGGTCATTTTCACGACTGCGCATAAACGATTTGCACATGAAGGATTTGAACTGGAAGCGCTGGACTACCTGCTGAAGCCTATCAGCCTGGAGCGGTTCTCCCGTACCATGCAGAAAACAATGGCGCAGTACCACTACCGGCACACGGTGGCAGCGCCGCGGGAGCCGGAATCTTTTTTCGTATATGCAGAATACAAACAGGTGAGGATATGGATGGATGAAGTGGAATATATAGAAAGCCTGGAAGATTATATCCGCATTCATCTGCTGAGCGGCCGGCCGGTGCTGACGCTGATGCCTTTGAAGAAAGTGCTGGAGAAGCTGCCGCACGACCGCTTCCGCCGTATTCACCGCAGCTATATTGTGGCGGTGCGCAGCATCTGTGCCATCGCCTATCGCAGGGTATTGCTGCATTCCGGTATCAGCCTGCCGGTCAGCAGCACCTATGCCGAAGATATCCGGGAGTGGAGCGGCAAATAA